One Spiroplasma sp. NBRC 100390 DNA window includes the following coding sequences:
- a CDS encoding arginine deiminase, whose translation MAEKYGINVYSEIGKLKTVLLHRPGDELANLSPDLLERLLFDDTPDLAVAQKEHDAFAKVFKDLGVEVLYIEKLVAEVLETDSKMRQTLLDQFLKESGAKAEYISKLRTYLDKLDNQALVNKMIAGVTKYELGVEITDDYPLAVDPLPNILFQRDPFASIGNGATIHKMFTVTRNRETLFSDVVLRHHPRFKDKINYWYSRDEKETLEGGDILVLNKKTLIIGASQRTSMEAIKKVAKNLIENDSVSYEKVIALDLKTKNRAFMHLDTVFTNIDYDKFIAHPLIFEAMGEFKIFEITKNGVTEIKETIKDYLSAEVGKPVHIFKCGGEDPIAQAREQWNDGTNVITVRPGEVIAYSRNHITIEELKAARVKVHVIDSSELSRGRGGPRCMSMPIWREDI comes from the coding sequence ATGGCAGAAAAATATGGTATTAATGTTTACTCAGAAATCGGCAAACTAAAAACCGTTTTATTACATCGACCTGGCGATGAATTGGCTAATTTATCACCAGATTTGTTAGAAAGGTTATTGTTTGATGATACACCAGATTTAGCAGTTGCGCAAAAAGAACATGATGCTTTTGCAAAAGTTTTTAAAGATTTAGGCGTAGAAGTTTTATATATTGAAAAATTAGTCGCTGAAGTTTTAGAAACTGATTCAAAAATGCGGCAAACTTTACTAGACCAATTTTTAAAAGAATCTGGTGCAAAAGCAGAGTATATTAGTAAATTACGTACTTATTTAGACAAATTAGATAATCAAGCTCTTGTTAATAAAATGATTGCGGGAGTGACAAAATATGAATTAGGAGTTGAGATAACTGATGATTATCCGTTAGCGGTTGATCCTCTACCAAATATTTTATTTCAACGTGATCCATTTGCATCAATTGGGAATGGAGCAACTATCCACAAAATGTTTACGGTAACAAGAAATCGTGAAACATTATTTTCTGATGTTGTTTTAAGACATCACCCACGTTTTAAAGATAAAATTAATTATTGATATAGTCGTGATGAAAAAGAAACTTTAGAAGGTGGAGACATTTTAGTCTTAAACAAAAAAACATTAATTATTGGCGCATCACAGCGGACATCAATGGAAGCAATTAAAAAGGTAGCAAAAAATTTAATTGAAAATGATTCAGTTAGTTACGAAAAAGTAATTGCGTTAGATTTAAAAACAAAAAATCGTGCTTTTATGCACTTAGATACTGTTTTTACAAACATTGACTATGATAAATTTATTGCTCATCCATTAATTTTTGAAGCAATGGGTGAATTTAAAATTTTTGAGATCACAAAAAATGGGGTTACAGAAATTAAAGAAACAATTAAAGATTATTTATCAGCAGAAGTAGGGAAACCAGTACATATTTTTAAATGTGGTGGAGAAGACCCAATTGCCCAAGCAAGAGAACAATGAAATGATGGAACAAATGTAATTACAGTTCGTCCTGGTGAAGTAATTGCTTATTCACGTAATCATATTACGATTGAAGAATTAAAAGCAGCACGAGTTAAAGTTCATGTCATTGATTCATCTGAATTATCACGAGGACGTGGTGGACCTCGTTGTATGTCAATGCCAATTTGAAGAGAAGATATTTAA
- a CDS encoding YfcC family protein has product MDVKNKKKFKFKLPTAFTILLGITLLIIIISWIPGTTGSYADADGKTHAGGPAGIFDLFLAPMEGFKDKVDVIVFILVLGGFLGIVIESKALDAGIGRLVAKMKGREIWIIPIVMFLFSVGGTTYGMGEETIALYPVIIPVLLAAGFDVLTAVMTILLGAGIGCIGSTLNPFVVQIAVSNAGVLDLTSSTGIVWRVVSWLLLTAGGIAFVVWYALRVRRTPGKSPLFDKKDFYEAEFAIAADLPEYNKKRKAIMAIFMIAFVLMIFALIGWDKFGIPIFVDFTELVSKHAPWIAHFFAPLGQWYFMEISALFFIASIIIALINWKGEENYVNSFIRGSADILSVCLIIAFAAGIGFIMTNTGMQTKLVSGLSSPMSSLGKTGFIMVAFFFFLIISFVIPSTSGFATAVFPILGPVANGVSTGLASGTITAFSFANGIINLISPTSAILMAALSISKVPYDRFIKASWPLLVGITVGSIVLLAIGTLLPISNTGPWF; this is encoded by the coding sequence ATGGATGTAAAAAATAAAAAGAAGTTTAAGTTTAAATTACCAACAGCATTCACAATTTTATTAGGAATTACGTTGTTAATTATTATTATTTCTTGAATTCCAGGAACAACAGGGTCTTATGCTGATGCGGATGGAAAAACGCATGCTGGAGGACCAGCTGGAATTTTTGACTTATTTTTAGCCCCAATGGAAGGATTTAAAGATAAAGTTGATGTTATTGTCTTTATCTTAGTGCTGGGAGGATTCTTAGGAATTGTTATTGAATCCAAAGCATTAGATGCCGGAATTGGGCGATTAGTAGCAAAAATGAAAGGTCGCGAAATTTGAATTATTCCAATTGTAATGTTTTTATTTTCAGTTGGAGGAACAACTTACGGAATGGGAGAAGAAACGATTGCGTTATATCCTGTTATTATTCCGGTTTTATTAGCTGCTGGATTTGATGTCTTGACAGCTGTTATGACAATTTTGTTGGGAGCTGGAATTGGGTGTATTGGGTCAACTTTAAACCCATTTGTAGTTCAAATTGCAGTTTCTAATGCGGGTGTTCTTGATTTAACATCATCAACAGGAATTGTTTGAAGAGTAGTATCATGACTATTACTAACGGCAGGGGGAATTGCCTTTGTTGTTTGATATGCGTTACGAGTTCGTCGTACTCCAGGGAAATCACCATTATTTGATAAAAAAGATTTCTATGAAGCAGAATTTGCAATTGCTGCTGATTTACCTGAATATAATAAAAAACGAAAAGCAATTATGGCCATTTTTATGATTGCCTTTGTTTTGATGATTTTTGCCTTAATTGGGTGAGATAAATTTGGAATTCCGATATTTGTTGATTTTACAGAGTTAGTTAGCAAACACGCTCCATGAATTGCACATTTCTTTGCGCCATTAGGCCAATGATATTTTATGGAAATTTCGGCGTTATTCTTTATTGCGTCAATCATTATTGCATTAATTAACTGAAAAGGAGAAGAAAACTATGTTAATAGTTTTATTCGTGGATCAGCTGATATTTTATCAGTGTGTTTAATTATTGCGTTTGCTGCTGGGATTGGTTTCATTATGACTAATACTGGAATGCAAACTAAATTAGTTAGTGGATTATCTTCACCAATGTCGTCATTAGGAAAAACTGGCTTTATTATGGTGGCGTTCTTCTTCTTCTTAATTATTTCCTTTGTAATTCCATCAACTTCAGGATTTGCAACAGCGGTCTTTCCAATTTTAGGACCAGTTGCGAATGGAGTTTCAACTGGATTAGCATCAGGAACAATTACTGCCTTTTCATTTGCTAATGGAATTATTAACTTAATTTCACCAACTAGTGCAATTTTAATGGCAGCATTATCAATTTCAAAAGTTCCATATGATCGCTTTATTAAAGCATCATGGCCATTACTTGTTGGAATTACTGTTGGGTCAATTGTCTTGTTGGCAATTGGTACTTTATTACCAATTTCAAATACTGGGCCTTGATTCTAA
- a CDS encoding glucose-6-phosphate isomerase codes for MIKVNFTNALSETVFEKYLGQVKDIHHMIHDKTGLGSDFLGWVEWPNTYDQAELAAMKQTAKQLANEIDVLLVIGIGGSYLGARAAIEMINGLYSQQKVKVIYIGNTMSSTYTAQVLQYLQNKKFGICVVSKSGTTTEPAVAFRLCKELLEKKEGFLKAAKLIVAITDKHKGALKTLADEAGYQTFVIPDDIGGRYSVLTPVGVFAMLVSGIDVDNVFKGAQQAYQDTLIDDLTNHAYKYAVGRYILNHEKKYKAEMLVSYELQMQMITEWWKQLFGESEGKDSKGLLPLSCIFSTDLHSLGQFIQEGTKNILFETVIEIKKPQLDLALTKAEQDLDDLNYLAGKTLHEVNTIAIQGVIAAHSEVGHIPNIILEFETMDDKMFGYLSYWFMKACAMSAYLLKINPFDQPGVEIYKKNMFSLLGKNSK; via the coding sequence ATGATCAAAGTAAATTTTACTAATGCATTAAGTGAAACTGTTTTCGAAAAGTATTTAGGACAAGTTAAAGATATTCACCATATGATTCATGACAAAACTGGCCTAGGAAGTGATTTTTTAGGTTGGGTTGAATGACCAAATACTTATGATCAAGCAGAACTTGCAGCAATGAAGCAAACAGCAAAACAATTAGCTAATGAAATTGATGTTTTATTAGTAATTGGAATTGGTGGGAGTTATCTTGGTGCTCGTGCTGCGATTGAAATGATTAATGGGTTATATAGTCAACAAAAAGTCAAAGTAATTTATATTGGTAATACAATGTCTTCAACTTATACGGCACAAGTTTTACAGTATCTTCAAAATAAGAAATTTGGAATTTGTGTTGTTTCTAAATCTGGAACAACAACAGAACCAGCGGTTGCATTTCGTCTATGTAAGGAGCTTTTAGAGAAAAAAGAAGGGTTTTTAAAAGCGGCAAAATTAATTGTTGCCATTACCGATAAGCATAAAGGCGCATTAAAAACATTGGCTGATGAAGCAGGATATCAAACCTTTGTCATTCCTGATGATATTGGAGGAAGGTATTCAGTTTTAACTCCGGTTGGGGTTTTTGCAATGCTCGTAAGTGGCATTGACGTTGATAATGTTTTTAAAGGGGCGCAACAGGCTTATCAAGACACTTTAATTGATGATTTAACTAATCATGCCTATAAATATGCTGTTGGGCGTTATATTTTGAATCACGAAAAGAAATATAAAGCTGAAATGCTTGTAAGTTATGAATTACAAATGCAGATGATTACTGAGTGATGAAAACAATTATTTGGAGAATCAGAAGGAAAAGATTCAAAAGGATTACTACCTTTATCATGCATTTTTTCAACAGATTTACATTCTCTTGGTCAATTTATTCAAGAAGGAACAAAAAACATCTTATTTGAAACAGTTATTGAGATTAAAAAACCACAATTAGATCTTGCTTTAACCAAAGCAGAGCAAGACCTTGATGATTTAAACTATCTAGCAGGAAAAACATTGCATGAGGTCAACACAATTGCGATACAAGGTGTTATTGCAGCTCATTCCGAAGTAGGACATATTCCTAACATTATTTTGGAATTTGAGACAATGGATGACAAAATGTTTGGTTATTTATCATATTGATTTATGAAAGCATGTGCAATGTCAGCCTATTTATTAAAAATAAATCCGTTTGATCAACCTGGTGTTGAAATTTATAAAAAAAATATGTTTAGTTTGTTAGGAAAAAATTCAAAATAA
- a CDS encoding S1 RNA-binding domain-containing protein, giving the protein MYEKGSKVIAKITNITPFGAFCELKNAAGLIHISEFSDFFVRDIKEFVNVGDNVEVEVLDFDPVKKQVKLSYKNCRPELLKKNNSQIQETGAGFQPLREKITSLTSKIKRLNFVNKGIFR; this is encoded by the coding sequence ATGTATGAAAAAGGAAGTAAAGTTATTGCTAAAATAACAAATATTACACCATTTGGTGCTTTCTGTGAGTTAAAAAATGCTGCTGGTTTAATCCACATTAGTGAATTTTCAGATTTCTTTGTAAGAGATATTAAAGAATTTGTTAATGTTGGTGACAATGTTGAAGTGGAAGTACTTGATTTTGATCCAGTTAAAAAACAGGTTAAATTAAGTTATAAAAACTGCCGACCTGAATTATTGAAGAAGAACAACAGTCAAATTCAAGAGACAGGAGCAGGTTTTCAACCTTTACGTGAAAAAATTACTTCGTTAACAAGTAAAATAAAACGTTTAAATTTTGTAAACAAAGGGATTTTTAGATAG
- the topA gene encoding type I DNA topoisomerase yields the protein MANTLVIMESPTKTKAVEKYLGDGYLVLSSEGHIRNLSTKGEYGLGVDIETFEPTYKMERGKKELVKKLKQEAKAANLVILATDPDREGEAIAYHLNEVLNCNDKSRRVRFNEITKDAVLEAFNHQTDIDMNLVKSQEARRILDRFIGFRLSKLLQKKIKSKSAGRVQSVALKLVVEREKEWQNFVPEEYWTVEGLYKKAVVKLTKFMDEKIDLKVEADVLKVKKALKKDFVVIQIKETEKQRKSPNPHTTSTMLQEASSKLGFASNKTSLIAQQLYEGIKVKDDITGFISYPRTDSIRLSDKFIQDAFDYITINYGEKYLGEVKIPAKNKKNVQDAHEAIRPTDLMMTPDMAKEYLSRDQLRLYKIIYNRALASLMANAKLLSKAIILDNNNYEFRMTGSTVQFDGFLKCSALDDDEEIAKLPALKPNQVINLNELFGIQHFTKPPSRYSEAKLIKTLEEIGVGRPSTYAPIMRTLKDRGYIIVENKAIKATEKGILTSDKLQEYFNDIINETYTSTIEESLDVIAHGEADPKPLLKEFWERFEPRIEAAMELMEEIPVEKAGIDCPECGRDLVYRYGKYGKFIACSGFPKCRYIHQTGPKFGPCPECGVGEIILKFNKRYQRFKACTNYPNCQYTASYKEEKPDQAGNIGDNNENNGLYRINLLK from the coding sequence ATGGCGAATACGCTGGTAATAATGGAATCCCCCACAAAAACAAAGGCAGTTGAAAAATATCTTGGTGATGGTTATTTAGTATTATCTTCAGAAGGACACATTCGAAACTTGTCAACAAAGGGTGAGTATGGTCTGGGAGTTGATATTGAAACTTTTGAACCAACTTACAAGATGGAACGTGGGAAAAAAGAACTGGTAAAAAAATTAAAACAAGAAGCTAAAGCGGCAAATTTAGTTATTCTCGCAACAGATCCCGATCGTGAAGGAGAAGCGATTGCATATCATTTAAATGAAGTTTTAAACTGTAATGATAAATCACGTCGTGTTCGTTTTAATGAGATTACAAAAGATGCTGTTTTAGAAGCGTTTAATCATCAAACTGATATTGATATGAATTTGGTAAAATCACAAGAAGCACGTCGGATTCTTGATCGTTTTATTGGGTTTCGATTAAGCAAATTATTACAAAAAAAGATTAAATCAAAATCAGCGGGGCGAGTACAATCTGTTGCGTTAAAATTAGTCGTTGAACGTGAAAAAGAATGACAAAATTTTGTTCCTGAAGAATATTGAACTGTTGAAGGATTGTATAAAAAAGCGGTTGTTAAATTAACTAAATTTATGGATGAAAAGATTGATTTAAAAGTCGAAGCTGATGTTTTAAAAGTTAAAAAGGCATTAAAAAAAGATTTTGTTGTTATCCAAATTAAGGAAACAGAAAAACAACGAAAATCCCCTAATCCACACACAACATCAACAATGTTGCAAGAAGCAAGTAGCAAATTAGGCTTTGCTTCAAATAAAACTTCTTTAATTGCTCAACAACTATATGAAGGAATTAAGGTAAAAGATGATATTACGGGATTTATTAGTTATCCCCGAACAGACTCTATTCGTTTAAGTGACAAATTTATTCAAGATGCATTTGATTATATTACAATTAACTATGGTGAAAAATATTTAGGGGAAGTTAAAATTCCTGCTAAAAACAAAAAAAATGTACAAGATGCGCATGAAGCAATTCGACCAACTGATTTGATGATGACTCCTGATATGGCAAAAGAATATTTAAGTCGTGATCAATTACGTTTATATAAAATTATTTATAATCGTGCGCTTGCTAGCTTGATGGCGAATGCTAAATTACTAAGCAAAGCAATTATTTTAGATAATAATAATTATGAATTTCGAATGACGGGAAGCACGGTTCAGTTTGATGGTTTTTTAAAATGTTCAGCATTGGATGATGATGAAGAAATTGCAAAATTACCAGCATTAAAACCAAACCAAGTTATTAATTTAAATGAATTATTTGGGATTCAGCACTTTACAAAACCACCAAGTCGTTATTCTGAAGCAAAATTAATTAAAACATTAGAAGAAATTGGTGTTGGTCGTCCTTCAACTTATGCTCCAATTATGCGAACTTTAAAAGATCGTGGCTATATTATTGTAGAAAATAAAGCTATTAAAGCAACAGAAAAAGGGATTTTAACAAGCGACAAGTTGCAAGAATATTTTAATGATATTATTAATGAAACATATACTTCAACAATTGAGGAAAGTTTAGATGTCATTGCCCATGGTGAAGCAGACCCTAAACCATTATTAAAAGAATTTTGAGAACGGTTTGAACCACGAATTGAAGCAGCAATGGAACTAATGGAAGAGATTCCGGTTGAAAAAGCAGGGATTGATTGTCCAGAGTGTGGTCGTGATTTAGTATATCGTTATGGAAAATACGGAAAATTTATTGCTTGTTCTGGTTTTCCAAAATGTCGTTACATTCACCAAACTGGTCCTAAATTTGGCCCATGTCCAGAGTGTGGAGTTGGTGAAATTATTTTAAAATTTAATAAACGTTATCAACGTTTTAAAGCATGTACTAATTATCCTAATTGTCAGTATACTGCTTCTTACAAAGAAGAAAAACCTGATCAAGCGGGGAATATTGGGGATAATAATGAAAATAACGGGTTATATCGCATTAATTTATTAAAGTAA
- a CDS encoding M60 family metallopeptidase has protein sequence MKKLLSLLGTMTIIGSSIPTVVAVSSYNERINLRVNKNNIREVALVSADEAKNRENRWFRHSEFKPTGYFLEAGIKYEIIINKNEYLTNIFFRVGQWGKYKNINNGHEYFESFLVIGETSIVIPEYSGVLYIEDNNQTDLEVIDIVTDDSEEFIKIPTFKINETDQTEFITQIKTTKSPFVEFVSKHYFATMQTDMIKNVVLSRPQHSFNVTLNHWDNVWNWTNDFYGLNAKNKDISKKFPQYIHIANEDNSWGYANATHGRVMFQNSTGAGKDLFLDQITDQWPLWHETGHTYQTLQYKWHDLTEVSNNLSALYIQQKLGIQLRIYKESEKQQAIKRYLAQQNENKDFNNLSGDIGSWIRLGMLWQLQMGFGHNFYPVLNKIYRQINNGKDSESMPRFDTDEKKIQMFIRITSYVTDYNLKQFFNEWGIKLTAETENIISRYKPLTKPIWNNIAELKTEFDPIIQEMVPFKLVEIE, from the coding sequence ATGAAAAAATTATTGAGTTTATTAGGAACAATGACAATAATCGGAAGTAGTATTCCAACCGTAGTTGCTGTAAGTTCATATAATGAAAGAATTAATTTAAGAGTTAATAAAAATAATATTAGGGAAGTAGCACTTGTTTCAGCAGATGAAGCTAAAAATAGAGAGAATCGTTGATTTAGACATTCTGAATTTAAACCAACAGGATATTTTTTAGAAGCTGGAATTAAATATGAAATTATCATAAATAAGAATGAATATCTTACAAATATTTTTTTCAGAGTTGGGCAATGAGGAAAATATAAAAATATAAATAATGGTCATGAATATTTTGAAAGTTTTTTAGTTATTGGCGAAACAAGTATAGTTATTCCAGAATATTCTGGTGTACTTTATATTGAAGATAATAATCAAACAGATTTGGAAGTAATTGATATAGTAACAGATGATTCAGAGGAATTCATTAAAATACCAACTTTTAAAATAAATGAAACAGATCAAACTGAATTTATTACACAAATTAAGACAACAAAGTCACCATTTGTGGAATTTGTTTCTAAACACTATTTTGCAACAATGCAAACAGATATGATCAAAAATGTGGTATTATCACGCCCACAACATTCTTTTAATGTAACATTAAACCATTGAGATAATGTTTGAAATTGAACCAATGATTTTTATGGTTTAAATGCAAAAAATAAGGATATTAGTAAAAAATTTCCTCAGTATATTCATATAGCTAACGAGGACAACTCTTGGGGTTATGCCAATGCTACTCATGGACGAGTAATGTTCCAAAATAGTACTGGCGCTGGCAAAGATTTATTCTTAGATCAAATTACTGATCAATGACCATTATGGCATGAAACTGGCCATACCTATCAGACATTGCAATATAAGTGACACGATTTAACTGAAGTCAGTAATAATCTTAGTGCATTATATATTCAACAAAAGTTAGGAATTCAATTAAGAATTTATAAAGAAAGTGAAAAACAACAAGCAATTAAGAGATATTTAGCACAACAAAATGAGAATAAGGATTTTAATAATCTTAGTGGTGATATTGGTAGTTGAATTAGGTTAGGAATGCTTTGACAATTGCAAATGGGCTTTGGTCATAATTTTTATCCAGTATTAAATAAAATATATCGTCAAATTAATAATGGTAAAGATTCTGAATCAATGCCTCGTTTTGATACTGATGAGAAAAAAATACAAATGTTTATTAGAATAACTTCATATGTAACTGATTATAATTTAAAACAATTTTTTAATGAGTGGGGAATAAAGCTAACTGCAGAGACAGAAAATATTATTAGTAGATATAAACCTTTGACAAAACCAATTTGAAATAATATTGCTGAGTTAAAAACAGAATTTGACCCAATTATTCAAGAAATGGTGCCATTTAAACTAGTTGAAATTGAATAA
- the argF gene encoding ornithine carbamoyltransferase, translating into MAVNLKGRSFLTLLDFTQREIYYLLDLAKQLKDAKYAGTEQKPLAGKSVALLFAKDSTRTRCAFEVGAFDLGMHPVYLGPSGSQMGKKESIEDTAKVLGRMFDGIQFRGFKQTDVEALAKYSGVPVWNGLTDEFHPTQMLADILTLQEEKGRRNMKGLKFVYFGDSRFNMANSYMVVSAKLGMHFVACAPKDLWPDKELLKKVEAIAKEHGGSITLTEDHKTAAKDADAIATDVWVSMGEDPSVWGQRIKDLTPYQVTMEKMKQAKEDVIFLHCLPSFHDAETDTAQQVIKQFGGTGELEVTDEVFQSKYSRVFEEAENRLHTIKAVMLATIRG; encoded by the coding sequence ATGGCTGTAAATTTAAAAGGAAGAAGTTTTTTAACTTTATTAGATTTCACACAAAGAGAAATTTATTATTTATTAGATTTAGCAAAACAATTGAAAGATGCAAAATATGCTGGAACAGAACAAAAACCATTAGCTGGTAAATCTGTTGCTTTGTTATTTGCAAAGGATTCAACACGAACAAGATGTGCCTTTGAAGTAGGAGCATTTGATTTAGGAATGCACCCCGTTTATTTAGGACCAAGCGGTAGTCAAATGGGGAAAAAAGAATCAATTGAAGATACAGCAAAAGTATTAGGAAGGATGTTTGATGGAATTCAATTCCGTGGTTTCAAACAGACTGATGTTGAAGCTTTAGCAAAATATTCAGGAGTACCAGTTTGAAACGGTTTAACTGATGAATTTCACCCAACACAAATGTTAGCTGACATTTTAACATTGCAAGAAGAAAAAGGTCGTCGTAACATGAAGGGGTTAAAATTTGTTTACTTTGGAGATTCGCGTTTTAATATGGCAAATAGTTATATGGTTGTTAGTGCTAAATTAGGAATGCATTTTGTTGCTTGTGCACCAAAAGATTTATGACCAGACAAAGAATTGTTAAAAAAAGTAGAAGCTATTGCAAAAGAACATGGTGGATCAATTACTTTGACTGAAGATCATAAAACAGCAGCAAAAGATGCTGATGCTATTGCAACTGATGTATGAGTATCGATGGGAGAAGATCCATCAGTGTGAGGTCAAAGAATTAAAGATTTAACACCATACCAAGTAACAATGGAAAAAATGAAACAAGCAAAAGAAGATGTTATTTTCTTGCATTGTTTACCAAGTTTCCACGATGCTGAAACTGATACTGCACAACAAGTGATTAAACAATTCGGAGGAACTGGTGAATTGGAAGTTACTGATGAAGTATTTCAATCAAAATATTCACGTGTTTTTGAAGAAGCGGAAAATCGTTTACACACTATTAAAGCAGTAATGCTAGCAACAATTCGTGGCTAG
- the arcC gene encoding carbamate kinase, with protein sequence MARIVVALGGNALGNSPTEQQEIVKDTAKAMVDIIENGDELIIAHGNGPQVGMINNAFDEASHVNNKIPMMPFPECGAMSQAYIGYHLQNAILNELNKRKINKNVVTIVTQVEVDQKDHAFNNPTKPIGAFYPEAEAKALAAKNGFTVKEDAGRGWRRVIASPQPVNIVEKQIIEDLISKGHIVITVGGGGIPVVKTANGYQGVPAVIDKDFASAKLAELIKADKLMILTAVAKVAINYGKPNQEALDVLTLADADKYIAENQFAPGSMLPKVQAAMKFASSGAKTVAIIAELAQAKAALAGSAGTTIKK encoded by the coding sequence ATGGCAAGAATAGTTGTTGCGTTAGGGGGAAACGCTTTAGGAAACTCCCCCACTGAACAACAAGAAATTGTAAAAGATACCGCAAAAGCAATGGTTGATATTATTGAAAACGGTGATGAGTTAATCATTGCGCATGGAAATGGACCACAAGTTGGAATGATTAACAATGCCTTTGATGAAGCATCACATGTTAATAATAAAATTCCAATGATGCCATTTCCAGAATGTGGCGCAATGTCACAAGCTTATATTGGATATCATTTACAAAATGCAATTTTAAATGAATTAAATAAACGAAAAATTAATAAAAATGTTGTGACGATTGTAACACAAGTTGAAGTTGACCAAAAAGATCATGCCTTTAATAATCCAACAAAACCAATTGGTGCTTTTTATCCGGAAGCAGAAGCAAAGGCATTAGCAGCAAAGAACGGTTTTACAGTTAAAGAAGATGCTGGACGAGGATGACGACGAGTAATTGCTTCGCCACAGCCCGTTAATATTGTTGAAAAACAAATTATTGAAGATTTAATTAGTAAGGGACATATTGTTATTACTGTTGGTGGTGGGGGAATTCCCGTTGTAAAAACCGCTAATGGTTATCAGGGTGTTCCGGCTGTAATTGATAAAGATTTTGCTAGTGCAAAATTAGCAGAATTAATTAAGGCAGATAAACTAATGATTTTAACCGCAGTTGCGAAAGTTGCAATTAATTATGGTAAACCTAATCAAGAGGCTTTAGATGTGTTAACATTAGCTGACGCTGATAAATACATTGCTGAAAATCAATTTGCACCAGGTAGTATGTTGCCGAAAGTGCAAGCCGCAATGAAATTTGCAAGTTCAGGTGCTAAAACAGTTGCCATTATTGCCGAATTAGCACAAGCAAAAGCAGCATTAGCTGGTAGTGCGGGAACAACGATAAAAAAATAG